A portion of the Deinococcus misasensis DSM 22328 genome contains these proteins:
- a CDS encoding S41 family peptidase gives MPSLITETLSRAERLQTLSELSVQFRDQYVYPETGQLLFDTLQEWSLLEPETASPATEWCTSLTQRLRTLVPDKHLRVFAQVTQNVPEPAVHAGVQRVEHLEQGIALLELNAFSGLEQARPLLDAAMALVKPARALIVDLRKNGGGSGETVTYLCSFLLEPDLHLQSFYRRNTPEQSKTHTLQDIPYRDLEKPVVVLTSQRTASAAEECAYNLQAAGRATLIGETTAGAAHTVDIISLNEKVGAFIPSGHPISPYTGGHWERTGVQPDLAVPADEALTVALEHLKVKTARGVQ, from the coding sequence ATGCCAAGCCTCATCACCGAAACCCTTTCCAGAGCGGAACGCCTGCAAACCCTGTCTGAACTCTCGGTCCAATTCCGGGACCAGTACGTCTACCCTGAAACCGGCCAATTGCTCTTTGATACCCTGCAAGAGTGGTCCCTTTTGGAACCTGAAACAGCCTCCCCTGCCACCGAATGGTGCACATCCCTGACCCAGCGCCTGAGAACCCTTGTTCCTGACAAACACCTGCGTGTGTTTGCACAGGTGACTCAAAATGTGCCTGAACCAGCCGTTCATGCAGGGGTCCAGAGAGTGGAGCATCTGGAACAGGGCATTGCACTGCTGGAATTGAACGCTTTCTCGGGTCTGGAACAAGCCCGGCCCCTACTGGATGCTGCGATGGCTCTGGTGAAACCGGCCAGAGCTTTGATTGTGGACCTTCGCAAAAATGGTGGGGGAAGCGGGGAAACCGTGACTTACCTGTGCAGTTTCCTGCTGGAGCCTGACCTGCACCTGCAAAGCTTTTACCGCCGCAACACCCCCGAGCAGAGCAAAACCCACACCTTGCAGGACATCCCTTACCGCGACCTTGAAAAACCCGTGGTGGTCCTGACCAGCCAGAGAACCGCCTCTGCTGCCGAGGAGTGCGCCTACAACCTGCAGGCTGCTGGACGGGCCACATTGATTGGCGAAACCACTGCAGGGGCAGCCCACACCGTGGACATCATCTCACTGAACGAAAAAGTGGGGGCATTCATTCCCTCAGGGCATCCCATCAGTCCCTACACCGGAGGACACTGGGAAAGAACCGGGGTTCAACCTGACCTTGCCGTCCCTGCCGATGAAGCGCTCACCGTGGCTCTGGAGCACCTGAAAGTCAAAACCGCCAGAGGGGTGCAGTGA
- a CDS encoding transcriptional regulator: protein MEGMVLNQPYKQVHRPDAAAFLAQPASVRYIKPFLGRECSVKEAARELNISMSGMMYWLEKMLALELIEVTRIEERRGRPIKHYRAVAEEFFVPFALTRAGTHDEMLHEWEKPQHDALMKGIAKAREAHMAQWGILHSRQESGVLRSVFTALDGHQEVSPSGPPVLSGWITAHLTPEQAKVFQQRMMDILRDMTLLGEAGEGDPYVMHVGLAPRPEH from the coding sequence ATGGAAGGAATGGTTTTGAACCAACCCTACAAGCAGGTCCATCGACCGGATGCGGCTGCATTTCTGGCGCAACCTGCGTCTGTTCGGTACATCAAGCCTTTTCTGGGCCGGGAGTGTTCGGTCAAAGAAGCGGCCCGGGAACTGAACATCAGCATGAGCGGAATGATGTACTGGCTGGAAAAAATGCTGGCTCTGGAACTCATCGAGGTGACCCGCATCGAAGAACGGCGTGGCCGCCCGATCAAGCATTACCGTGCAGTTGCCGAAGAATTTTTTGTGCCTTTTGCCCTCACCCGAGCAGGCACCCATGACGAAATGCTCCACGAGTGGGAAAAACCCCAGCATGATGCCCTCATGAAAGGCATTGCAAAGGCCAGAGAGGCCCACATGGCCCAGTGGGGGATCCTGCACAGCCGTCAGGAAAGTGGGGTTTTGCGTTCGGTGTTCACGGCTCTGGATGGTCATCAGGAGGTTTCTCCCTCTGGACCTCCGGTGCTCAGTGGCTGGATCACGGCCCACCTGACCCCTGAACAGGCCAAAGTGTTTCAGCAGCGCATGATGGACATCCTCAGGGACATGACCCTGCTCGGGGAAGCAGGGGAGGGGGATCCTTATGTGATGCACGTCGGTCTTGCGCCGCGTCCAGAGCACTGA
- a CDS encoding ROK family protein produces the protein MKLSDEEQKVLQTLLWYGPLSKQHLAAHTHLSRSKVGQVLEDLASGGWIVDIGQQESSGGRKANLYSLNPGLGYLIGIDLGVSEVKIALADTSLNIVGMLSHPIETRAGAGVVMATVARLIDDLLKQHSIKPERLISLAMGVPSPIERGTGLLVSPPVMPNWEGFSIQEYFVHRLAVPVPVYVDNDTNLMALGELWNARRTSEGEKFESFMVLKLSTGIGAGIVIAGNIYRGAFGGAGEIGHIPLDPEGPRCNCGQTGCLEVMAGARAILRSATEAGQRGQSEFFAHILKERDQLTVTDVSQAASEGDSAANAIIQAAGLKIGQVLAGLTNVLCPSHILIGGELAHIGPLMLAGIRQSVYGRAMPLATRKLIVDYTRLGDNAGLMGSLAYSMLSYLGQD, from the coding sequence ATGAAGCTCTCGGACGAAGAACAAAAAGTTTTGCAGACCCTGCTCTGGTACGGTCCGTTGAGCAAGCAACACCTTGCCGCTCACACGCACCTTTCCAGAAGCAAAGTGGGGCAGGTCCTCGAAGACCTCGCCTCAGGGGGCTGGATTGTGGACATCGGACAACAGGAATCCAGCGGAGGCCGCAAAGCCAACCTGTACTCCCTCAATCCGGGTCTGGGGTACCTGATTGGCATTGATCTGGGGGTCAGCGAAGTCAAAATCGCTCTGGCAGACACCTCACTGAACATCGTGGGCATGCTGTCCCATCCCATCGAAACCCGAGCCGGTGCCGGGGTGGTGATGGCCACGGTGGCCCGCCTGATCGATGACCTCCTCAAACAACACAGCATCAAACCCGAGCGCTTGATCAGTCTGGCCATGGGCGTCCCGAGCCCCATCGAACGGGGCACCGGATTGCTGGTCAGCCCTCCAGTGATGCCCAACTGGGAAGGCTTCTCCATTCAGGAATACTTTGTGCACCGCCTTGCGGTTCCGGTTCCGGTTTACGTGGACAACGACACCAACCTGATGGCCCTCGGGGAACTCTGGAACGCCAGACGCACCAGCGAAGGGGAAAAATTCGAGAGCTTCATGGTGCTGAAACTCTCTACGGGAATCGGGGCCGGAATTGTGATTGCAGGGAACATTTACCGGGGTGCTTTTGGTGGGGCCGGAGAAATCGGGCACATCCCTCTGGACCCCGAGGGACCCCGCTGCAATTGCGGCCAGACCGGATGTCTGGAGGTGATGGCCGGGGCACGGGCCATCCTGCGCTCTGCCACCGAGGCCGGACAAAGGGGCCAGAGTGAATTTTTTGCCCACATCCTCAAAGAGCGCGATCAACTGACCGTCACCGATGTTTCACAGGCCGCCAGTGAAGGGGACAGTGCTGCAAACGCCATCATTCAGGCTGCAGGTCTGAAAATCGGGCAGGTGCTGGCCGGATTGACCAATGTACTGTGCCCCTCGCACATCCTGATCGGCGGAGAGCTTGCCCACATCGGTCCTTTGATGCTCGCAGGTATTCGTCAAAGCGTTTACGGAAGGGCCATGCCCCTCGCCACCCGCAAACTGATCGTGGACTACACCCGTCTGGGCGACAACGCAGGCCTGATGGGCAGTCTGGCCTACTCGATGCTGTCTTACCTCGGGCAGGATTGA